In Actinomadura citrea, a single window of DNA contains:
- a CDS encoding AfsR/SARP family transcriptional regulator, with the protein MSALYRGGVEVLFGVLGPVTAWDGSGNAIALKGPRHRAVLARLIVARGRVVPVSRIVDDLWLDPPSDAVGAVRTFVAALRRVLEPGRPPRTPPRLLVTEGPGYALRAGPEAVDAWRFERVVASERPAAELAGALDEALSWWRGPAYAEFADEPWARAEHSRLAELRLRAVERKAGARLSLGLAAEAIPDLDAHVADHPWREDAWRLLALALYRTGRQGDALAVLQRARGLLVEELGLDPGPALRRLEEDILRQADHLEPSQDAASRVWAQAAQAYDRTVASGARARLESTVGLLRSLAVTGAEGLEAAREQRLAAITAAEELGDAELTARVIGAFDVPAIWTRSDDPRQAAGVVAAAERALAALPPDGHEAARARLLATIALESRGARDDRGREAARAAVGTARELDDPALLAFALNGAFMQAFDRAGLAPLRDEIGAELVDLSARGDLSSYEVLGHLIRLQAHSALGDFGGADRHAAAADRLAERHERPLVGVFTTWYRALRLAASGEPSFEEAEEAYRGAAAHMKGCGMPGLEVGLLPLALLCLRVLHRLPAQTEPADWGPYLPWARPLVLLARGRPEEAAAALRDVPDPPRDLLFEALWGLTAQAAVAVGDRTAMRRARDELLPAAGESAGAQSGLLTLGPVSRHLDDLATALGE; encoded by the coding sequence ATGAGCGCGCTATACCGTGGTGGCGTGGAGGTCCTGTTCGGGGTGCTGGGGCCGGTGACCGCCTGGGACGGGTCCGGGAACGCGATCGCCCTGAAGGGGCCGCGGCACCGCGCCGTCCTGGCCCGCCTGATCGTCGCGCGCGGGCGCGTGGTGCCGGTCTCCCGGATCGTGGACGATCTGTGGCTCGATCCGCCGTCGGACGCGGTCGGCGCCGTCCGCACCTTCGTGGCCGCCCTGCGGCGCGTCCTCGAACCGGGTCGTCCGCCGAGGACTCCGCCCCGGCTGCTGGTCACCGAGGGTCCGGGATACGCGCTGCGCGCCGGGCCGGAGGCCGTGGACGCCTGGCGTTTCGAGCGGGTCGTGGCCTCGGAGCGTCCGGCCGCAGAGCTGGCCGGCGCACTGGACGAGGCGCTGAGCTGGTGGCGCGGCCCCGCCTACGCCGAGTTCGCCGACGAGCCGTGGGCCCGGGCGGAGCACTCCCGGCTGGCCGAACTGCGGCTGCGCGCCGTCGAACGGAAGGCCGGGGCGCGACTGTCGCTGGGCCTGGCCGCCGAGGCGATACCGGACCTGGACGCGCATGTCGCCGACCATCCCTGGCGCGAGGACGCCTGGCGCCTGCTGGCGCTCGCCCTGTACCGAACCGGCCGCCAGGGTGACGCGCTGGCCGTCCTCCAAAGGGCGCGCGGCCTTCTGGTCGAGGAGCTGGGGTTGGACCCTGGTCCGGCCTTGCGCCGCCTAGAGGAGGACATCCTCCGCCAGGCCGACCACCTGGAACCTTCACAGGATGCGGCGTCGCGCGTGTGGGCGCAGGCGGCCCAGGCGTACGACCGAACGGTGGCGTCCGGCGCGCGCGCTCGGCTGGAGTCGACGGTCGGCCTCCTGCGGAGCCTCGCGGTGACCGGCGCCGAGGGCCTGGAGGCGGCCCGCGAGCAGCGCCTGGCGGCGATCACGGCGGCCGAGGAGCTGGGCGACGCGGAGCTGACCGCCAGGGTGATCGGCGCGTTCGACGTCCCGGCGATCTGGACCCGGTCGGACGATCCGCGCCAGGCGGCCGGAGTGGTGGCGGCGGCGGAGCGCGCCCTCGCCGCGCTGCCGCCGGACGGGCACGAGGCCGCGCGGGCCCGTCTGCTGGCCACGATCGCCTTGGAGTCGCGCGGCGCCCGCGATGACCGGGGGCGCGAGGCGGCGCGGGCGGCGGTGGGGACGGCCCGCGAGCTGGACGACCCGGCGCTCCTGGCGTTCGCGCTGAACGGCGCGTTCATGCAGGCGTTCGACCGGGCGGGACTGGCGCCGCTGCGGGACGAGATCGGCGCCGAACTGGTGGACCTGTCGGCGCGGGGCGACCTGTCGAGCTACGAGGTGCTCGGGCACCTCATCCGGCTCCAGGCCCACAGCGCGCTGGGCGACTTCGGCGGGGCCGACCGGCACGCGGCCGCCGCCGACCGCCTGGCCGAGCGGCACGAACGCCCTCTGGTCGGCGTGTTCACGACCTGGTACCGGGCTCTGCGGCTCGCCGCGTCCGGCGAGCCCTCGTTCGAGGAGGCGGAGGAGGCCTACCGCGGTGCCGCCGCGCACATGAAGGGGTGCGGTATGCCCGGCTTGGAGGTCGGCTTGCTGCCGCTTGCCCTCCTCTGCCTGCGCGTCCTGCACCGGCTGCCCGCACAGACCGAGCCCGCCGATTGGGGGCCGTACCTGCCCTGGGCCCGTCCCTTGGTGCTGCTGGCGCGCGGGCGTCCCGAAGAGGCCGCCGCAGCGTTGCGGGACGTCCCCGACCCGCCCCGCGACCTGCTGTTCGAAGCTCTGTGGGGCCTCACCGCCCAGGCCGCCGTGGCCGTGGGCGACCGGACGGCGATGCGACGCGCGCGCGACGAGCTCCTTCCGGCCGCGGGCGAGTCGGCCGGCGCGCAGAGCGGGCTGCTCACCCTGGGCCCGGTCTCCCGCCATCTGGACGACCTCGCCACCGCGCTCGGCGAATGA
- a CDS encoding N-acetylmuramoyl-L-alanine amidase — protein MENRAGWPVAAGLVCLGMVACHGSPATRNEPPPTAKGSGSAAPGRLGGKVIVIDPGHNGGNAAHPEVISKPVWVGNGYKPCNTTGTATADGYAEHAFTWDVSNRLAKALRARGAMVTLTRAGDRGVGPCVTERAAIGNRAHADATLSIHGDGAAAAEHGFHVILPLPVGGNTGIVAPSARLGTAIRDAYRSGTNMPYADYLGKDGLDRRDDLGGLNLSTVPAVFIECGNMKNAGDAAKMSSAAFRQLMAESLAKGFEDYLR, from the coding sequence ATGGAAAATCGTGCGGGATGGCCCGTGGCGGCAGGTCTGGTCTGCCTGGGAATGGTCGCCTGTCATGGTTCGCCCGCCACGAGGAACGAGCCGCCGCCGACCGCGAAGGGCAGCGGGTCCGCCGCGCCGGGACGGCTCGGCGGGAAGGTGATCGTGATCGATCCCGGCCACAACGGCGGGAACGCGGCCCATCCGGAGGTGATCAGCAAGCCGGTGTGGGTCGGGAACGGCTACAAGCCCTGCAACACGACCGGTACCGCCACCGCGGACGGCTACGCCGAGCACGCCTTCACCTGGGACGTCTCCAACCGGCTGGCGAAGGCGCTGCGGGCCAGGGGCGCCATGGTGACGTTGACGCGCGCCGGCGACAGGGGTGTGGGGCCTTGCGTCACGGAGCGGGCGGCGATCGGGAACCGGGCGCACGCCGACGCGACGCTGTCCATCCACGGCGACGGGGCGGCGGCGGCCGAGCACGGGTTCCACGTCATCCTGCCGCTGCCCGTGGGAGGGAACACGGGGATCGTCGCCCCGTCCGCCCGTCTGGGGACGGCGATCCGCGACGCCTACCGGTCGGGGACGAACATGCCCTACGCCGACTACCTCGGGAAGGACGGCCTCGACCGGCGGGATGATCTCGGCGGGCTGAACCTGTCCACCGTGCCGGCCGTGTTCATCGAATGCGGGAACATGAAGAACGCGGGGGACGCGGCCAAGATGTCGAGCGCCGCGTTCAGGCAGCTCATGGCCGAGTCCCTGGCGAAGGGCTTCGAGGACTACCTCCGCTGA
- a CDS encoding diaminopropionate ammonia-lyase yields MVTAPASLDRSSWFARPAARDWTCPPAPRDVAAFHRTLPGHAPTPLVELPSPAAELGARRLFVKDESARLGLPAFKILGASWGVHRALCDRLGLAPGATSLAVLRSVRPDVRLVTATDGNHGRAVAAMARLLGLPADVHVPHGVHPEAVAAIKAEGAAVTEIPAPYDEAVRAAADAAASDPSALLVQDTAWPGYERVPQWIVEGYSTLFTEIDEQLAEAGAAPAGLVAIPVGVGSLAQAAVTHYRSGRSAPTLLSVEPDAAPCVLASLHQDRPLTVETGSTTMAGMNCATPSTLAWPVLRAGLDAAVAVTDASTARAMRDLADLGVPAGPCGAASLAGARAALAPDRRPLLASGHEETIVLLITEGRAANPA; encoded by the coding sequence ATGGTCACGGCTCCCGCCTCGCTTGATCGGTCGTCCTGGTTCGCCCGTCCGGCCGCGCGGGACTGGACGTGCCCGCCCGCGCCGCGCGACGTCGCCGCCTTCCATCGGACGCTCCCCGGCCACGCCCCGACGCCGCTGGTGGAGCTGCCCTCGCCGGCGGCCGAACTGGGCGCCCGGCGGCTGTTCGTCAAGGACGAGTCGGCGCGCCTCGGGCTGCCCGCCTTCAAGATCCTCGGTGCCTCGTGGGGCGTCCACCGGGCGCTCTGCGACCGTCTGGGCCTCGCGCCCGGCGCCACGTCTCTCGCGGTTCTGCGGTCCGTGCGGCCGGACGTCCGGCTCGTGACGGCGACGGACGGCAACCACGGGCGCGCGGTCGCGGCGATGGCCCGGCTTCTGGGGCTGCCGGCGGACGTCCACGTCCCGCACGGGGTCCACCCCGAGGCCGTGGCCGCGATCAAGGCCGAGGGCGCGGCCGTGACCGAGATACCGGCGCCCTACGACGAGGCGGTGCGGGCCGCGGCCGATGCCGCGGCGTCCGACCCGTCGGCGCTGCTCGTCCAGGACACGGCGTGGCCCGGCTATGAACGCGTGCCGCAATGGATAGTCGAGGGTTACTCCACCCTCTTCACCGAGATAGACGAACAACTCGCTGAGGCAGGGGCCGCCCCAGCGGGCCTTGTGGCGATTCCAGTCGGGGTGGGGTCGCTGGCCCAGGCGGCTGTGACTCACTACCGCTCGGGACGATCCGCCCCCACGTTGCTCTCCGTCGAACCCGATGCGGCGCCCTGCGTGCTGGCGAGCCTCCACCAGGACAGGCCGCTGACCGTCGAGACGGGGTCGACCACCATGGCGGGCATGAACTGCGCAACTCCGTCGACTCTCGCTTGGCCCGTCCTACGTGCCGGCCTGGACGCCGCCGTGGCGGTCACCGATGCATCCACGGCCCGCGCGATGCGTGACCTGGCCGACCTCGGCGTTCCGGCCGGACCGTGCGGCGCCGCCTCCCTCGCCGGTGCCCGCGCGGCGCTGGCGCCGGACCGCCGTCCGCTTCTCGCGTCCGGGCACGAGGAGACGATCGTCCTTCTGATCACGGAGGGCCGGGCCGCCAACCCCGCTTAA
- a CDS encoding alpha/beta hydrolase, whose translation MSRHILEPAAQEFAEAAAKPPLLYERGVEGARRLLDDVQAAPVEMPDVDEKWITVPAAAGDVRVRLVRPPGTPGALPVVLYVHGGGWILGNAGTHDRLVRELSAGARAAIAFVEYDRSPEARYPVAIEQAYAAAQWITGNGAAEGLEASRMAVAGDSVGGNMAAALDDLAGLPPALVIVDENDVLRDEGEAYARRLTEAGVPTISVRCNGTLHDFMMLNPVRDTHATRAAATQAITALTTALHTRPAA comes from the coding sequence ATGAGCAGGCACATTCTGGAGCCCGCGGCGCAGGAGTTCGCCGAAGCGGCCGCCAAGCCGCCGCTGCTGTACGAGCGGGGCGTGGAGGGCGCACGCAGGCTGCTGGACGACGTCCAGGCCGCCCCAGTGGAGATGCCCGACGTGGACGAGAAGTGGATCACCGTCCCGGCCGCCGCGGGCGACGTGCGGGTCCGCCTGGTCAGACCGCCCGGCACACCCGGGGCCCTGCCGGTCGTCCTCTACGTCCACGGCGGCGGATGGATCCTGGGCAATGCCGGCACCCACGACCGCCTCGTCCGCGAACTGTCGGCCGGGGCTCGCGCCGCGATCGCGTTCGTGGAGTACGACCGCTCACCCGAGGCCCGCTACCCGGTCGCGATCGAGCAGGCCTACGCCGCCGCGCAGTGGATCACCGGCAACGGCGCGGCCGAGGGGCTGGAGGCGTCCCGGATGGCGGTCGCGGGGGACTCGGTGGGCGGCAACATGGCCGCCGCCCTGGACGACCTGGCCGGCCTGCCGCCCGCCCTGGTCATCGTGGACGAGAACGACGTCCTGCGCGACGAGGGCGAGGCCTACGCCCGCCGCCTCACCGAAGCGGGCGTCCCCACCATTAGCGTCCGCTGCAACGGCACCCTCCACGACTTCATGATGCTCAACCCCGTCCGCGACACCCACGCCACCCGAGCCGCCGCCACCCAGGCCATCACAGCCCTCACCACCGCCCTGCACACCCGTCCGGCCGCCTGA
- a CDS encoding esterase/lipase family protein, producing MRKVLGSLVALLAALAAFGVGLAPAQAAGPRPVVFVHGYTGNASNWVTAMSVFRAAGYSSDQLYAYEYNSYGDNKQNAAGLASYVNQVKSRTGASQVDIVNHSMGGLVSQYYLKVLNGNPNVAHLASIAGANHGTTYASACTIYETCRQMLPGSTFVQQITAGDETPGSTQYATWYSPCDGIIIPYTSTSLNGANNHYVACQTHIGYLTDTVVLGAIAQFTKS from the coding sequence ATGAGAAAGGTCCTCGGTTCCCTCGTCGCGCTGCTCGCGGCGCTGGCCGCGTTCGGAGTCGGCCTCGCCCCCGCGCAGGCTGCGGGGCCGCGGCCCGTGGTGTTCGTGCACGGGTACACCGGCAACGCGTCCAACTGGGTCACCGCCATGTCGGTGTTCCGTGCCGCGGGCTACAGCAGCGACCAGCTGTACGCCTACGAGTACAACTCCTACGGCGACAACAAGCAGAACGCGGCGGGACTCGCCTCGTACGTGAACCAGGTGAAGTCGCGGACCGGCGCCTCCCAGGTCGACATCGTCAACCACTCCATGGGCGGCCTGGTCAGCCAGTACTACCTGAAGGTGCTGAACGGCAACCCGAACGTCGCGCACCTGGCGTCCATCGCGGGCGCCAACCACGGGACGACGTACGCCAGCGCCTGCACGATCTACGAGACGTGCCGGCAGATGCTCCCAGGGTCGACGTTCGTCCAGCAGATCACCGCGGGGGACGAGACGCCCGGCAGCACGCAGTACGCCACCTGGTACTCGCCGTGCGACGGCATCATCATCCCCTACACCAGCACCAGTCTGAACGGCGCGAACAACCACTACGTGGCCTGCCAGACCCACATCGGCTACCTCACCGACACGGTGGTCCTCGGCGCGATCGCCCAGTTCACGAAGAGCTGA
- a CDS encoding AAA family ATPase: MLRGRRGECAELDALLDGVRGGESRALVLHGEPGVGKTALLHYLVERAPKLRTVRITGVPSETEFAFAGLHRLCTPLSDGLGTLPAPQREALRAALGLTSGPAPDRFLVGLAVLDLLSEAARERPLICLVDDVQWLGRPSVQALAFAARRLRAESVALVFAARKPGDMTDLAGLPDMAVTGLPEEDARELLRTSLPGPLDERVLDRFVAETRGNPLALLELPKESTLEQIAGGFGVPDVGALAGRLQEVYRRLADLPAKTRRLLAERRHR, encoded by the coding sequence GTGCTACGAGGTCGACGCGGCGAGTGCGCGGAGTTGGACGCGCTGCTGGACGGCGTGCGCGGCGGTGAGAGCCGGGCGCTGGTGCTGCACGGTGAGCCCGGCGTGGGCAAGACGGCGCTGCTGCACTATCTGGTCGAGCGGGCGCCCAAGCTGCGGACGGTGCGAATCACGGGTGTCCCCTCTGAGACGGAGTTCGCCTTCGCGGGGCTGCACCGGCTCTGCACTCCGCTGTCCGACGGGCTCGGCACACTCCCCGCCCCTCAGCGCGAGGCGTTGCGCGCGGCGCTCGGGCTGACCTCGGGACCCGCTCCCGATCGGTTCCTCGTCGGACTGGCCGTCCTCGACCTGCTTTCCGAGGCCGCCCGTGAGCGTCCGCTGATCTGCCTGGTGGACGACGTGCAGTGGCTCGGCCGGCCCTCGGTGCAGGCGCTGGCGTTCGCGGCCCGCAGGCTGCGCGCGGAGTCGGTCGCGCTGGTCTTCGCGGCCCGCAAACCCGGGGACATGACGGATCTGGCCGGACTGCCAGACATGGCCGTCACGGGCCTTCCAGAGGAGGACGCCCGGGAGCTTCTCCGTACGTCCCTCCCCGGCCCGCTGGACGAGCGCGTCCTCGACCGGTTCGTGGCCGAGACGCGGGGCAACCCGCTGGCCCTGCTGGAGCTCCCCAAGGAGTCGACCCTGGAGCAGATCGCGGGCGGCTTCGGGGTGCCGGACGTCGGGGCGCTCGCGGGGAGGCTCCAGGAGGTCTACCGGCGGCTGGCGGATCTGCCGGCGAAGACGCGGCGGTTGCTGGCGGAGCGGCGCCACCGGTGA
- a CDS encoding SDR family oxidoreductase produces MKIVVIGGTGLIGSKLIANLTAQGHEAVPASPNTGVNTLTGEGLAEVLPGASVVIDVSNSPSFEDEAVLNFFETSTGNLLAAEEEAGVGHHVALSIVGVERPPERGYFRAKIAQESLIEKSPIPYSIVHATQFFEFTKAIADEATTDGKVGMPPVFYQPIAADDVAEQVARVATAPPLNGRVEIAGPDRYRMDEFFREALAIRNDSREVIVDPDAHYFGAPVEEFSLVPLGDATLGKVHYDTWPGRLQAPK; encoded by the coding sequence ATGAAGATCGTCGTCATCGGCGGCACCGGCCTGATCGGGTCGAAACTGATCGCGAACCTCACCGCGCAAGGCCACGAGGCCGTCCCCGCCTCCCCGAACACCGGTGTCAACACCCTCACCGGCGAGGGCCTCGCGGAGGTCCTCCCCGGCGCCTCGGTCGTGATCGACGTGTCGAACTCGCCGTCCTTCGAGGACGAGGCCGTCCTGAACTTCTTCGAGACCTCGACCGGCAACCTGCTCGCCGCCGAGGAGGAGGCGGGCGTCGGCCACCATGTCGCCCTGTCGATCGTGGGCGTCGAGCGTCCCCCGGAGCGCGGCTACTTCCGCGCGAAGATCGCCCAGGAGAGCCTGATCGAGAAGTCGCCGATCCCCTACTCGATCGTCCACGCGACGCAGTTCTTCGAGTTCACGAAGGCCATCGCCGACGAGGCCACCACCGACGGCAAGGTCGGCATGCCCCCGGTCTTCTACCAGCCCATCGCGGCCGACGACGTCGCGGAGCAGGTCGCTCGGGTCGCGACGGCGCCCCCGCTGAACGGCCGAGTCGAGATCGCGGGCCCGGACCGCTACCGCATGGACGAGTTCTTCCGCGAGGCCCTGGCCATCCGGAACGACTCGCGCGAGGTCATCGTCGACCCGGACGCCCACTACTTCGGCGCTCCCGTGGAAGAGTTCAGCCTCGTCCCCCTCGGCGACGCCACCCTCGGCAAGGTGCACTACGACACCTGGCCCGGCCGCCTCCAAGCCCCGAAGTAG
- a CDS encoding alpha/beta fold hydrolase produces MPTISDFDYQRVPVAEGVSLNAAVGGSGSPIVLLHGFPQTHLMWRHVARDLAADHTVIVPDLRGYGESDKPSDGYSKRTMAADTVALARALGHDRFALAGHDRGALVAFRAGLDHPGTITHLACLDVLPTLDMWDVLHGASAAVGFHLYLMAQPPGLPEQLIAGASDAFFGHFLDVWTNDPSAIPPDVRAAYLDACRAAVPSIVADYRASAGVDVEHDKADRDAGNRLRMPVTVLQQDWGAALGYDAVALWDAWAADLRHQTVTCGHFMAEEAPSEVAKSLRTLLDR; encoded by the coding sequence ATGCCAACGATCAGCGATTTCGACTACCAGCGCGTCCCCGTCGCCGAGGGCGTGTCCCTCAACGCGGCGGTCGGCGGATCGGGCTCCCCGATCGTCCTGCTGCACGGCTTCCCGCAGACCCACCTGATGTGGCGGCACGTCGCCCGCGACCTCGCCGCCGACCACACGGTCATCGTCCCCGACCTGCGCGGGTACGGCGAGAGCGACAAACCGTCCGACGGCTACTCCAAGCGGACCATGGCCGCCGACACCGTCGCCCTCGCCCGCGCCCTCGGGCACGACCGCTTCGCCCTCGCCGGCCACGACCGCGGCGCGCTCGTCGCGTTCCGCGCCGGCCTCGACCACCCCGGCACGATCACCCACCTGGCCTGCCTGGACGTCCTGCCGACCCTGGACATGTGGGACGTCCTGCACGGCGCGTCGGCCGCCGTCGGCTTCCACCTGTACCTGATGGCGCAGCCGCCCGGCCTCCCCGAGCAACTGATCGCCGGGGCCTCCGACGCCTTCTTCGGCCACTTCCTCGACGTGTGGACGAACGACCCGTCCGCGATCCCGCCCGACGTCCGCGCCGCCTACCTGGACGCCTGCCGCGCCGCCGTCCCCTCGATCGTCGCGGACTACCGCGCGTCCGCCGGCGTCGACGTCGAGCACGACAAGGCCGACCGCGACGCGGGCAACCGCCTGCGGATGCCCGTCACCGTCCTGCAGCAGGACTGGGGCGCCGCTCTGGGCTACGACGCCGTCGCGCTGTGGGACGCCTGGGCGGCCGACCTCCGGCACCAGACCGTCACGTGCGGCCACTTCATGGCCGAGGAGGCGCCTTCGGAGGTGGCGAAGTCCCTCAGGACGCTCCTGGACCGTTAG